ATCAAAGCTGAATGTAAAAAACACTCACCAAATGAAGCCTGCGGTGTGCTTGTTGGTAGAAATGAAAAGGGCTGGATAGTAGTGGAAAAAGTTGTTCCCATTAAGAATTCCAGGCCGTCTGATCGAAGTTTTGAACTTGACCCCCAGGAACATTACAGAATATGGAACCTGGCTGATAAAGAAGGGCTTGATATTGTAGGAGTATACCATACACACCCACATTCCCGGGCCAGACCTTCAACCTGGGATCAGGAGACTATGGAAAATGATCGGTCTTTATGGATCATTGCGGGGATTGACGGGATTAACGCTTATGAATGGGATAAGGGGGTAAAACAGGTGGAGATCATCGAGTTTTCTTAACAGAATGTACTGATTTCATGTTTATGCAAAAATTATTTATTCCTATCCATTTAATAGGAATTATATGAAAACTAGAGTTGCACGACGTCATCAAATTACTATTCCTGAAGATATTCGCAAAAATTTGTTGCTTTGAATCCTGCTTAAATTTAGATGCACCCGGAAACAAACTCTAATTAGAGGTTGGAGTATCTATCCGGGCACATCATGCGCCCCGATTAGTCTGAGGGGACAAATCCACAAACAAAGTATGTTCA
The genomic region above belongs to Methanosarcinales archaeon and contains:
- a CDS encoding M67 family metallopeptidase translates to MTPGVKLSHQHIQLIKAECKKHSPNEACGVLVGRNEKGWIVVEKVVPIKNSRPSDRSFELDPQEHYRIWNLADKEGLDIVGVYHTHPHSRARPSTWDQETMENDRSLWIIAGIDGINAYEWDKGVKQVEIIEFS